A genomic stretch from Setaria viridis chromosome 1, Setaria_viridis_v4.0, whole genome shotgun sequence includes:
- the LOC117857553 gene encoding cytochrome b-c1 complex subunit Rieske, mitochondrial yields MLRVAGRRLSSALSRRPAAAAAAGTRGPQAGALPGRDDDDTRDSRARFAIDSPFFTAARGFSAETLVPRNQDVGLAELPATVAAVKNPSAKIVYDEYNHERYPPGDPSKRAFAYFVLSGGRFIYASLLRLLILKFVLSMSASKDVLALASLEVDLSSIEPGTTVTVKWRGKPVFIRRRTEDDIKLANSVDVASLRHPQQDAERVKNPEWLVVIGVCTHLGCIPLPNAGDFGGWFCPCHGSHYDISGRIRKGPAPFNLEVPTYSFLEENKLLIG; encoded by the exons ATGCTCAGGGTCGCGGGCAGGCGCCTCTCGTCCGCCCTCTCcaggcgccccgccgccgccgcggcagccggcACCCGGGGTCCCCAAGCCGGCGCCCTCCCcggccgcgacgacgacgacacgcgCGACAGCAGGGCGCGATTCGCCATCGACTCCCCCTTCTTTACCGCCGCAAGAG GGTTTTCGGCTGAAACTCTTGTTCCAAGAAACCAGGATGTAGGCTTAGCTGAGCTCCCAGCAACTGTGGCAGCTGTGAAGAATCCCAGTGCAAAAATTGTCTATGATGAGTATAACCATGAGCGCTATCCCCCTGGGGACCCCAGCAAGCGTGCATTTGCATACTTTGTGCTGAGTGGTGGGAGATTCATTTATGCTTCCCTGTTGCGTCTGCTCATCTTGAAATTCGTCCTGAGCATGTCAGCAAGTAAGGACGTCCTCGCGCTTGCCTCCCTTGAGGTTGACCTCTCAAGCATTGAGCCAGGCACCACAGTGACTGTTAAGTGGCGAGGCAAGCCAGTCTTCATCAGGCGAAGGACAGAGGATGACATCAAGCTGGCCAACAGTGTCGATGTTGCGTCCCTTCGCCACCCGCAGCAGGATGCGGAGCGTGTCAAGAACCCCGAGTGGCTGGTCGTCATCGGTGTCTGCACCCACCTGGGTTGCATCCCACTCCCCAATGCAGGAGACTTTGGTGGCTGGTTCTGCCCATGCCATGGCTCGCACTATGACATCTCTGGTAGGATCCGCAAGGGCCCAGCACCCTTCAACCTGGAGGTGCCGACGTACAGCTTCTTGGAAGAGAACAAGCTCCTCATCGGCTGA